Sequence from the Catenuloplanes indicus genome:
GGTCATCGAGGTCACGCCGGAGGACGTACGCGAGGTCTACGCGGTCCGCGCCGCGCTCGACCGGCTGGCCGCGGTGACCGCGCGGGACACCGCCTCCGAGGCGCAGCTGGGCGAGCTGGACTCACTGGTCGGCGCGATGGCCACCGAGGTCACCGGGAACCCGGCCGGGCCGCGCCTGGTCGCGCTGGACATCTCGTTCCACGACGCGGTCTACGCCGCGGCCGGCAACCGCCGGCTGACCGAGGCCTGGCGCGCGGTTCGCTCCCAGGTCCACCTGTTCCAGCTGCGCCGCGTCGCGCTCGGCTTCACCCACTACCGCGCCCGCGTCGTCGACGAGCACCGCGAGCTGGCCACGCTGATCCGCTCCGGCGACCGCGACACGCTCGCCCGCACCGCGGAGGAGCACGTGCTGCGCGCCCACCGCGGCCTCCTGGCCCACCTGGCGTAACCCCAAACCCTTCGAAAACGGATCTTCCCGCTTCCGGCGTGGTCGCGTTCGGCGTGCTCCGCGGGCCCCGGTCCCGCCGCCGGTCACCACGAACCCGATGGCGGTCCACGGCCGGCGACGCGGTGCCGCGGCCGCCGGGTCAGGTGGCCAGCGCGACGGTGAGCATGACCAGCCAGTCCGGGTCGCGGAGCCGGTCGCCGTAGAGTTCGCGGAGCCGGGTCACCCGGTAGCGGACGGTCTGCGGGTGGACGAACAGCTCGGCCGCGATCTCCTCACGCCGGCCCTGGTGGCGCAACCAGCTGCGGAGCGTCTCGGTGAGCTTCGCGGTGGACGCCTCGCCCTCCCCGGCCAGCGGCGCCAGCACCCGGGCGCGCAGGTCGGACAGCGCACCCGGGTCCGCGCCGAGCAGCAGCGCGACGAGATGCTCCTCGGTGTCGCCGCGCAGGCCCATCGCGAGCGCGCGTTCCGCCCGCGCGTACGACTCGGCCGCGCGCTCCCACGGCCGGGACGGCCCGACCACCACCTCGCGGCCGGCGAGCAGGCGCAGCAGGTGGACGCGACCGGAGCCGTGCGCGTCCGGCACGAGCAGCACCGCGCGTTCGCCGTCCGCGTCGACCCGCAGCGTGCGCGCGTCCAGCAGGTCGATCAGGTTGCCGACCGCGCGCTCCGGCAGCAGCACCGCGGTGAGCGTGCCCGGCGGCGGCCACTCGGCCAGTTCCGCGGCCGCGACCAGCGCGTGCGGCGGCTCTGCCTCGATCAGCGCGCGACCGAGCCGTTCCAGGTTGCGGCGGCGGGCGCGGACCGTGGAGGCCAGCTCGTCCGCGTGCCCGGCGACGCTGGCGGCGGACAGCTCGTCGATGTAGGCGAAGACCAGCTCGGCGAACTCGGTCACGGTGATCGCGTCGACACCGGCCTCGACGCTGATCCGGGCCATGTCCCGCCAGGCCACCCGCGCACCGACCCGGTACGCGGCGAGCAGCGCGTCGAGGCTGCGGCCGTACCTCGCCTCGCCGCGGCCGAGCGCGTACGCGCCCTCCAGCGCGGGTTCCATCGGGGCGCCGCGGCCCGGGTCGGCGCTCTCCGCACGGGCGATCAGGTTCAGGAACATGGCGAGCGCGGCCCGGACCGCCCCTTCGATCTTGGCGCCCATCTCGCCGGCGAACGCCTCCGCATAGGCCGGCACCTCGGCCGTGATCGCGGTGACCGCACGGCCCGCCACCTCGGGTAACGCATGCCGCAGCGGAACAACGACGGAGGGTGACAGGCGAAACGACGAGACCGATGACTTGTTCACAGCGAACAATAATGCCCGACGAAACTACCGTCTTGGGGTCAGGACTTCGCCCAACATGCGGTTCATGCTTGGTTCATGCCCGCAACTCGCACCCTCAAGTCCGCCGCCTGGCGCGTCGTCGAGCTCGTCACGACGCCGCTGGTGCCGAGCGACTACCTGGACGAGATCGCGCCGCTGCGCAACGCGAACATCCTGCGCGCCCGGGTCGAGGAGGTCCGGCCGGAGCACGACCGCGCGGTCACGCTGGTGCTGCGCCCCGGCCGCGGCTGGCACCGCCACCGGCCCGGGCAGTACCTGCGGATCGGCGTGGACGTGGACGGCATCCGGCTCTGGCGCAACTACTCGCTGACCAGCTCCCCGGACCGCGCGGACGGCCTGGTCGAGATCACCGTGACCGCGATCGAGGGCGGCGTGGTCAGCACGCACCTGGTCCGCAACGCGCGGCACGGCATGCTGCTGCACCTGGACCCGCCGGCCGGCGAGTTCACGCTCCCGGCGCGCATCCCGGAGAAGATCCTCTTCGTCACGGCCGGCAGCGGCGTCACCCCGATCATGGGCATGCTGCGCGGCGGCGAGATCAGCGCCGACACCGACGTCGTGGTGATCCACTCCGCCCGTACCGCCCGGGAAGCTCTTTTCACCCCCGAACTGGACGACCTCGCGGCCGAGGGCCGGATCCGGCTGATCGAGCGGACCACGTCGGTCGAGGGCCGGCTCTCCCCCGCCATGATCGCCGCGCTGGTGCCGGACTGGGCCGAGCGCGAGACCTGGGCGTGCGGGCCGAACGAGCTGCTCGACGAGCTGGAGAAGCACTGGGCGGACGCGGGCGCGGGCGAGCGCCTGCACGTCGAGCGGTTCCGGCCGGTGGTGTTCGCGGCCGACGGCCAGGGCGGCGAGGTCACGTTCCGGAAGACCGGAACCACGGTGAGCGCGCCCGGTGACGTACCGCTGCTGGATGCCGCCGAGGCCGCGGGCGTGCTGATGCCGTCCGGCTGCCGGATGGGCATCTGTATGGGCTGCGTGCTGCCGCTGCGCGAGGGCGTGGTGCGCGACCTGCGCGACGGCTCGCTCATCGTCGCCGAGGAGGGCGACACCATCCAGATCCAGACCTGTATCTCCGCAGCGGCCGGCCCCTGCGCTATCGAGCACTGAGCGGAAGGACACATCCCCATGACGATCATGGAGAAGAAGGACGTCAACCCGATCGCCCACCTCTCCCCGGAGGACATCGAGGCGATCGGCGCCGAGCTGGACGCGCTGCGCGACGAGGTCATGTCCAGCCGCGGCGAGCGCGACTCCGCGTACATCCGCAAGGTGATCTCGACGCAGCGGCGCCTGGAGCTGGGCAGCCGCGCGGTGCTGCTGTTCTCGCTGTTCCCGCCGGCCTGGGTGGTCGGCACGGTCGGCCTCTCGATCGCGAAGATCATCGAGAACATGGAGATCGGCCACAACGTCATGCACGGCCAGTGGGACTGGATGCGGGACCCGAAGATCCACTCGACCACCTGGGAGTGGGACAACGCGTCCCCGGCCGAGCAGTGGAAGCACGCGCACAACGAGATCCACCACACGTACACGAACGTGGTCGGCCGGGACAACGACCTCGGCTACGGCATCATGCGGGTGGACGAGGACCAGAAGTGGACGCCGGGCCTGCTCGGCCAGCCGCTCTACAACTTCATCAACATGTGCTTCTTCGAGTACGGCATCGCCGCGTACGACCTGCAGCTCGGCCGCAACCTGAAGACGAAGAAGCGGCGCCGCGACCCGAAGTTCAAGGCCGCGTACCGGCAGGTGCTGAAGAAGATCGGCCGGCAGATGCTGAAGGACTACGTGGTCCACCCGGCGCTGTCCGGCCCGTCGTTCCTGACCACGATCCTGGCGAACATGACCGCGAACCTGGTCCGCAACGTCTGGACGCACTCGGTGATCATGTGCGGCCACTTCCCGAACGGCGTGGAGACGTTCTCCAGGACCAGCATCGAGGGCGAGACCCGCGGCGAGTGGTACCTGCGCCAGATGCTCGGCTCGGCGAACATTCGCGGCTCGAAGTTCATGCACTTCATGACCGGCAACCTGTCCCACCAGATCGAGCACCACCTGTTCCCGGACATGCCGAGCAACCGGTACGCCGAGATCGCTCCGCGGATCCGCGACCTGTTCCAGCGCTACGGCCTGACCTACACCACCGGCCCGCTGCCGATGCAGGTCGCCTCCGCCTGGTACAAGGTCTTCCGCCTCGCCCTCCCCACCAAGGAGGACCTGCGCCAGCGCCGCGAGGGTGGCCGGGGCACCGGCGCACCGCGCCGCCCCAGCAAGCGCATCGAGGGCCACGCCTCGGCCCGCCGCGCCCCGGTGGCCGCCGGAGCCGCCGCCATGACCGCTACCAACTGAGGACCGAAGACCCGCGTGGGTACGGCACACGGCCGTACCCACGCGAGGTTCTGATCGGTTAGGGTTACCTAACCATGGAACAGAACAGGGAGTCGCTCGCCGACCTGCTGGGTGGGCGGCGCGGCGCGGTCGACGCGACGCTGCCGCCGATCGCGTTCATCGTCGGCTGGCTGGCCGGCGGCCGGTCGATCGTGGTCGGCGTGACCGCCGCGATCGTGGTGAGCTTGGCCATCGCGGTCTACCGCCTCCGCCGGGGAGACCGGTTCGGCGCGGTGCTGGCCGGTCTGCTCGGCGTCGTGGTCGCCGCGATGGTCGCGCTCTACACCGGCAACGGCGCCGACTTCTTCCTGCCGCGCCTGCTCAGCAACGCGGGCAGTGCGGTGGTCTGGGCGATCAGCATCGCGGCCCGCTGGCCGCTGCTCGGTGTGATCGTCGGCGCCGTGCTCGGCCAGCGGACCCGCTGGCGGCGTGATCCCGCGCTGCTGCGCTCCTACGGCCTGGCCAGCTGGATCTGGGTCCTGCAGTACGTGATCCGGCTCGCCGTGTTCCTGCCGCT
This genomic interval carries:
- a CDS encoding fatty acid desaturase family protein, whose translation is MTIMEKKDVNPIAHLSPEDIEAIGAELDALRDEVMSSRGERDSAYIRKVISTQRRLELGSRAVLLFSLFPPAWVVGTVGLSIAKIIENMEIGHNVMHGQWDWMRDPKIHSTTWEWDNASPAEQWKHAHNEIHHTYTNVVGRDNDLGYGIMRVDEDQKWTPGLLGQPLYNFINMCFFEYGIAAYDLQLGRNLKTKKRRRDPKFKAAYRQVLKKIGRQMLKDYVVHPALSGPSFLTTILANMTANLVRNVWTHSVIMCGHFPNGVETFSRTSIEGETRGEWYLRQMLGSANIRGSKFMHFMTGNLSHQIEHHLFPDMPSNRYAEIAPRIRDLFQRYGLTYTTGPLPMQVASAWYKVFRLALPTKEDLRQRREGGRGTGAPRRPSKRIEGHASARRAPVAAGAAAMTATN
- a CDS encoding GntR family transcriptional regulator; amino-acid sequence: MTSPALHRTGRRGLADESADRIREAIFAGEVPPGGPLREVELATGLGVSRGSIREGLWILEREGLVRSAWHRGTTVIEVTPEDVREVYAVRAALDRLAAVTARDTASEAQLGELDSLVGAMATEVTGNPAGPRLVALDISFHDAVYAAAGNRRLTEAWRAVRSQVHLFQLRRVALGFTHYRARVVDEHRELATLIRSGDRDTLARTAEEHVLRAHRGLLAHLA
- a CDS encoding DUF3159 domain-containing protein, which encodes MEQNRESLADLLGGRRGAVDATLPPIAFIVGWLAGGRSIVVGVTAAIVVSLAIAVYRLRRGDRFGAVLAGLLGVVVAAMVALYTGNGADFFLPRLLSNAGSAVVWAISIAARWPLLGVIVGAVLGQRTRWRRDPALLRSYGLASWIWVLQYVIRLAVFLPLYFAGQVFALGVAQVALTWPLVAACLAVSWWVMVRTLPADHPGLRHPQDGRTVSKP
- a CDS encoding ferredoxin reductase, with product MPATRTLKSAAWRVVELVTTPLVPSDYLDEIAPLRNANILRARVEEVRPEHDRAVTLVLRPGRGWHRHRPGQYLRIGVDVDGIRLWRNYSLTSSPDRADGLVEITVTAIEGGVVSTHLVRNARHGMLLHLDPPAGEFTLPARIPEKILFVTAGSGVTPIMGMLRGGEISADTDVVVIHSARTAREALFTPELDDLAAEGRIRLIERTTSVEGRLSPAMIAALVPDWAERETWACGPNELLDELEKHWADAGAGERLHVERFRPVVFAADGQGGEVTFRKTGTTVSAPGDVPLLDAAEAAGVLMPSGCRMGICMGCVLPLREGVVRDLRDGSLIVAEEGDTIQIQTCISAAAGPCAIEH
- a CDS encoding PucR family transcriptional regulator; translated protein: MAGRAVTAITAEVPAYAEAFAGEMGAKIEGAVRAALAMFLNLIARAESADPGRGAPMEPALEGAYALGRGEARYGRSLDALLAAYRVGARVAWRDMARISVEAGVDAITVTEFAELVFAYIDELSAASVAGHADELASTVRARRRNLERLGRALIEAEPPHALVAAAELAEWPPPGTLTAVLLPERAVGNLIDLLDARTLRVDADGERAVLLVPDAHGSGRVHLLRLLAGREVVVGPSRPWERAAESYARAERALAMGLRGDTEEHLVALLLGADPGALSDLRARVLAPLAGEGEASTAKLTETLRSWLRHQGRREEIAAELFVHPQTVRYRVTRLRELYGDRLRDPDWLVMLTVALAT